In Oceaniferula flava, one genomic interval encodes:
- a CDS encoding carbohydrate-binding protein — MTLLVSASLSMASYAATVTLFGDVNSDWDIGLNWDSNLTPAAGDTIYMDLGTVDYSTGTSPNFRSLRLFDDAAMTVSGGEFTVTSSAQWSDCLMNGTFVHTGGNVILNRLEMGSATGYNGIYQLNGGDLDLAREVNGFSLYLGTNRVSDAGGTATFQVVAGSMITRRGVKLGDASVAGIGTFEVIGSQASQIGIGTSSTGNGGWEQHAGSTLKVSIDRLGLTPIFIDDAQGTNSTYATFESGALLDVGYYNSGGPGTWTVMEVENGDITDNGLAFAPGVDTGIWSFNVDNSGPNGLLTVTSTAAAPTAGFINWTGTTSSDWNDGSNWDNNAGPVTAGDHAVINSGTVVYTTASGPNLRALHLLGGTMTISSGLFKSTFGTTSHSLVDSPLYLSGGTVEINEVEVGGRSTGNHGSIHVNGGEFIVARGLGGYSLYLAADHDNNNGGTGLFEISGGSLQTRHGVKLGHATQSGTGTFSVLGAGSSEIGIGARTGDNDGGWTQNSGSVLKVGIDANGLTPIFLHDSAGDTTGTSATFESGALLDVSYYNNGGNAGTWTVMEVENGDIIDNGLAFAAGVDTSIWSFSIDNTGANGTLTVTSTATPANEEVVWVGSESSDWDNGLNWDNATGPYTQRDRAIINSGNVVYNEDNAVNLNALYLNGGTLTISGGLFRAYAQSNWDSRVASSLYHVGGTAQINELEIGSFQGETGFYYLSGGDLEVVRSLGQTAYSIYLGGNHDSSAGGTGTLEISSGSLRTRRGVKLGHESEAGTGTFTVLGSASSEIGIGSHGTGDGSWTQHADSTLKVGIDSQGVTKIFIDDVEGTNGTYATFESGALLDVDYYDTGESGGTWIVMEVENGDITDNGLAFAPGVDTSIWSFSVDNSGSNGVLRVTANGTPSGLILTVGNTRKQQMRYGIDYERLWFWQGSSSVRDKFAAWSVDDCDVDYVRVAINSKYELTEGVLQEDAYWDNDDNEGGSTNNDRIIPMMQDMQAANPDIKFFASPRPLDEAVNNVAWQPYPQWITGSSGSNSNYSFDEVKCSEYLLRYLILMKHHGFKISYMDLTNEWNYLNAQDVRDIKALFDDYLDGTKPVIHPDYPTVTLTADDIPQFVGPSAWSYSQGRSWMSGVQYGSYREALSIASCHNTDKGGSAQSFADRVHEMYDGKSEPVPEIWNTEVHGWKSTSDADEVLTFAYMMECINAGFSGLNGWLAIGFSNQGHCYIVNNKRSVKYYMFKKLTNTSNRGFALDVNEPGVFKDYWDSDPDQADADSAVSALIRGNLMTVWVLNHSDTDHPVTIVPSGRTISDEPIKFTRWSQFDGLPVEGETGTIATHTDSYAYVTIQDNSAYCYEILLEPESVPYAHIEAENFDGSNPAAHSTESCTDVGGGLNLSNINEGNWTRYDDIDLSHATDIRLRISRPEGRPDGVIEIRTGSPTGLRIGKTAVPETGDWQNWSTIETPLEPTSGTHDLYLVYVEAKSNESGTGAMFNLNWFELIQTQTPTSIAETPISGTEITLTWNAVPGAIGYTVKRSTTQGGSYSIIDDTITGTTYTDTGLNPGSTYYYVIVARYADGEESDASGEVVAVPSDPLVIEDLDFQLPSMNLAGDNVGIQLLNSKPGHLYQGQEKKDLTMGNWVDIGDPILGNGGVITFNFPVDPSDTKCFYRISVSRQ, encoded by the coding sequence ATGACCCTTCTTGTCTCTGCCTCGCTCTCGATGGCGAGCTACGCAGCCACCGTTACATTGTTCGGTGATGTCAACAGTGATTGGGACATCGGGTTGAACTGGGACAGCAATCTCACTCCGGCAGCAGGAGATACCATCTATATGGATCTAGGAACGGTGGATTACAGCACAGGAACCAGCCCCAATTTCAGATCACTCCGTCTATTTGATGATGCCGCCATGACGGTCTCTGGAGGTGAATTCACAGTAACTTCCAGCGCGCAATGGTCAGATTGTCTGATGAATGGAACCTTTGTCCATACCGGTGGCAATGTCATTTTAAACAGACTCGAAATGGGCAGTGCCACGGGCTACAACGGAATCTATCAACTGAACGGTGGTGATCTCGATCTCGCTAGGGAAGTGAACGGCTTTTCCCTCTATCTTGGCACCAACCGCGTCTCAGATGCCGGTGGGACCGCCACGTTTCAAGTGGTCGCTGGATCGATGATCACTCGCCGAGGGGTCAAGCTGGGAGATGCCAGCGTGGCGGGAATTGGCACTTTCGAGGTCATCGGCTCACAGGCCAGTCAGATCGGCATCGGCACCAGTAGCACGGGGAATGGTGGCTGGGAACAACACGCCGGCTCGACACTCAAGGTCAGCATCGATCGCCTCGGGCTGACTCCCATTTTCATCGACGACGCGCAAGGCACGAACAGCACCTACGCGACTTTCGAGAGCGGTGCGCTACTCGACGTCGGTTACTACAATTCCGGAGGTCCTGGCACCTGGACCGTGATGGAAGTCGAGAACGGTGATATCACGGACAACGGCCTGGCCTTCGCTCCCGGCGTGGATACAGGCATCTGGTCTTTTAACGTCGATAACTCAGGCCCCAACGGCCTTTTGACCGTCACCTCAACGGCAGCTGCGCCCACGGCGGGGTTCATCAACTGGACGGGGACAACAAGCAGCGACTGGAACGATGGCTCGAACTGGGACAACAATGCCGGACCTGTCACGGCTGGTGATCATGCCGTTATCAATTCTGGCACGGTCGTTTACACCACGGCATCTGGTCCAAATTTGAGGGCACTGCACCTGCTTGGCGGCACTATGACAATTTCAAGCGGCCTGTTCAAATCGACTTTCGGCACCACTTCGCACAGCTTGGTAGACAGCCCCCTTTACCTCAGTGGAGGAACGGTGGAGATCAACGAAGTGGAGGTGGGAGGTCGATCGACCGGAAATCACGGCTCCATCCATGTCAACGGAGGGGAGTTCATCGTTGCCCGCGGTCTTGGGGGCTACTCCCTCTACCTAGCGGCTGATCACGACAACAACAACGGCGGCACTGGTCTCTTTGAAATTAGCGGAGGATCCCTGCAGACTCGGCACGGGGTGAAACTTGGGCATGCAACTCAGTCCGGCACGGGCACCTTCTCGGTGCTGGGTGCAGGTAGTTCTGAAATCGGCATCGGAGCTCGGACTGGCGATAACGACGGAGGTTGGACACAAAACTCAGGGTCTGTGCTCAAGGTAGGCATCGATGCCAATGGGCTGACCCCTATTTTCCTCCACGATAGCGCTGGCGATACAACGGGAACTTCCGCCACTTTTGAAAGCGGTGCACTGCTCGATGTCAGCTACTACAATAATGGTGGCAACGCAGGCACGTGGACGGTCATGGAAGTCGAAAACGGCGACATCATCGACAACGGTTTGGCTTTTGCTGCAGGAGTGGATACCAGTATCTGGTCTTTCAGTATCGATAACACCGGCGCCAACGGCACCCTTACCGTCACATCGACTGCCACTCCCGCAAACGAAGAGGTCGTCTGGGTTGGCTCCGAAAGTAGCGACTGGGATAATGGTTTAAACTGGGACAACGCTACCGGCCCCTACACGCAGCGCGACCGCGCGATCATCAATTCTGGAAACGTCGTTTACAACGAAGACAATGCGGTAAACTTGAACGCATTATATTTGAATGGCGGCACGTTGACGATTTCAGGTGGGCTATTCAGAGCATACGCACAATCCAACTGGGACAGCCGCGTGGCTAGCTCACTCTACCATGTCGGAGGCACGGCACAGATCAACGAACTTGAGATTGGGAGCTTCCAGGGAGAAACCGGTTTTTATTACCTCTCAGGTGGCGATCTAGAGGTTGTCAGAAGCTTGGGCCAGACGGCATACTCCATCTATCTTGGCGGGAATCACGACTCAAGCGCTGGTGGCACAGGCACCCTTGAGATTAGCAGTGGTTCCCTGCGAACCCGCAGAGGCGTCAAACTCGGACACGAGTCCGAAGCTGGGACAGGCACCTTCACGGTGCTCGGGTCTGCAAGCAGTGAAATCGGCATTGGCTCCCACGGGACTGGCGATGGCTCGTGGACACAGCACGCAGACTCTACGCTTAAGGTGGGAATCGACTCTCAGGGTGTTACCAAGATCTTCATCGACGACGTAGAAGGCACCAATGGAACCTATGCAACCTTCGAGAGCGGCGCGTTACTCGATGTCGACTACTACGACACGGGAGAAAGCGGGGGCACTTGGATTGTCATGGAAGTTGAGAACGGGGATATCACCGACAACGGCCTGGCCTTCGCTCCCGGAGTCGATACCAGCATCTGGTCTTTCAGTGTGGATAACTCAGGCAGCAATGGCGTGTTGCGCGTGACAGCCAATGGCACGCCTTCGGGGCTGATTCTGACTGTAGGCAATACCCGGAAACAGCAGATGCGCTACGGCATTGACTACGAGCGCCTCTGGTTCTGGCAGGGCAGTTCATCTGTCAGAGACAAATTTGCGGCATGGTCGGTCGATGATTGCGATGTCGATTACGTTCGCGTGGCGATCAACTCCAAATATGAACTGACCGAAGGCGTATTGCAGGAAGACGCTTACTGGGACAATGACGACAATGAAGGCGGCAGCACCAATAACGACCGGATCATCCCCATGATGCAGGACATGCAGGCTGCAAATCCAGACATCAAATTCTTCGCCAGCCCACGCCCGTTAGATGAAGCCGTTAACAACGTCGCTTGGCAACCCTACCCTCAGTGGATCACTGGCAGCAGCGGTAGTAATAGCAACTACAGTTTCGACGAGGTCAAATGTTCGGAATATCTACTCCGCTACTTGATTCTGATGAAGCATCACGGGTTCAAGATTTCCTACATGGACTTGACGAACGAGTGGAACTACCTGAATGCTCAAGATGTCAGGGATATTAAAGCCCTTTTCGACGACTATCTGGATGGCACCAAGCCTGTGATCCACCCCGATTATCCTACTGTGACGCTCACTGCCGATGACATCCCCCAATTCGTTGGCCCCTCGGCATGGAGTTACTCTCAGGGGAGATCGTGGATGAGTGGTGTTCAATATGGCAGCTACAGAGAAGCCCTCTCCATTGCATCATGTCACAACACCGACAAAGGAGGATCGGCACAAAGCTTCGCAGACCGAGTCCACGAAATGTATGATGGAAAGTCAGAGCCAGTTCCCGAGATCTGGAATACCGAAGTCCACGGCTGGAAGAGCACCTCTGACGCCGACGAAGTCCTGACATTCGCCTACATGATGGAATGCATCAATGCGGGGTTCTCCGGGCTCAATGGCTGGCTGGCCATCGGCTTCAGTAATCAGGGGCACTGCTACATCGTCAACAACAAGCGTAGCGTTAAATACTACATGTTTAAGAAGCTGACCAACACATCGAACCGAGGCTTTGCCCTGGATGTCAATGAACCTGGTGTGTTCAAGGATTATTGGGACTCTGACCCGGATCAAGCCGATGCAGACTCAGCCGTGTCGGCACTGATTCGTGGCAACTTGATGACGGTCTGGGTTCTCAACCACTCTGACACAGATCATCCGGTGACCATCGTTCCTTCTGGCAGAACAATTAGTGACGAACCGATTAAATTCACGCGCTGGAGTCAGTTCGATGGTTTGCCTGTTGAAGGGGAGACGGGAACGATCGCAACACATACCGACAGCTACGCTTATGTTACCATTCAGGACAATTCAGCCTACTGCTATGAGATTTTATTAGAGCCGGAGTCCGTGCCCTACGCACATATCGAAGCGGAGAACTTTGATGGCAGCAATCCGGCTGCACATAGCACCGAGTCCTGCACAGACGTTGGTGGCGGACTGAATCTATCCAATATCAACGAGGGAAATTGGACTCGCTACGACGACATCGATCTGAGCCATGCCACGGACATCCGCCTACGTATCTCCCGTCCAGAAGGGCGTCCTGATGGCGTCATTGAAATCCGCACCGGCAGCCCAACAGGCCTGCGTATTGGCAAGACAGCAGTTCCAGAAACTGGCGATTGGCAGAATTGGAGCACGATTGAAACACCTCTCGAGCCGACATCCGGGACTCACGATCTTTACCTGGTCTATGTTGAGGCGAAGTCTAACGAGTCAGGCACTGGTGCCATGTTCAATCTGAACTGGTTCGAACTCATACAAACACAAACACCTACATCAATAGCGGAGACTCCTATTAGCGGCACTGAGATTACACTTACATGGAATGCCGTTCCGGGTGCTATTGGCTACACCGTCAAGCGCTCTACGACTCAGGGAGGTTCCTACAGCATCATCGATGACACCATCACAGGAACAACTTATACCGACACCGGTCTGAATCCAGGTAGCACCTATTACTACGTCATTGTTGCCAGGTATGCTGATGGCGAAGAAAGCGATGCGTCTGGCGAAGTCGTCGCCGTGCCCTCCGATCCGCTTGTGATCGAAGACCTCGATTTCCAACTTCCCAGCATGAACTTGGCTGGAGACAATGTAGGTATTCAACTGCTGAATTCAAAACCAGGACACCTCTACCAAGGACAAGAGAAAAAAGATCTTACAATGGGAAATTGGGTCGATATCGGTGATCCGATCCTTGGAAATGGTGGAGTCATCACATTCAACTTCCCTGTTGATCCCTCAGATACCAAATGCTTCTATCGAATTTCTGTTAGTAGGCAGTGA
- a CDS encoding Gfo/Idh/MocA family protein encodes MTKQTLRWGLLACGNIAHKFAAAVNETENNVIHAVAARDEDSAKAFAAQHGALHAYGNYADMLADPEVDAVYISTVHPLHFEWISRSLMAGKHVLCEKPMTMNLRQAKLAQKLAKDNGRILREAFMYRHHPQTQKVADLVSSGVIGKVRFIEADFCYNSSPDPVHRLINNSLGGGGILDVGCYTMSFARLIAGRAVGRLFSEPLELSAMGQLDRQSKIDLCTTATLRFEGDILARLSCAINMNMDMKAAIYGDKGRITVQKPWFCNDEIQVQLDGIDEVEVIEAETTPPLYTHEIVSFAAELRGHPLDQHAVGMRLDDTIGNMKALDLWRAEIGLAYEADALR; translated from the coding sequence ATGACTAAACAAACACTTCGTTGGGGCCTTCTTGCCTGCGGCAATATTGCCCATAAATTTGCAGCCGCGGTGAATGAAACCGAGAACAATGTAATCCATGCGGTGGCAGCACGTGATGAGGATTCGGCAAAAGCCTTTGCCGCTCAACACGGCGCGCTGCACGCCTATGGGAACTACGCAGACATGCTGGCGGATCCGGAAGTGGACGCGGTTTATATTTCCACCGTTCACCCACTGCACTTCGAGTGGATCTCTCGCAGTCTGATGGCGGGGAAACATGTGCTCTGCGAAAAGCCGATGACCATGAACCTGCGCCAGGCGAAACTCGCGCAGAAGTTGGCCAAGGACAACGGCCGCATCCTACGCGAGGCTTTCATGTATCGCCATCATCCCCAGACCCAGAAAGTGGCCGATCTGGTAAGCTCCGGTGTGATCGGAAAAGTCCGCTTCATTGAGGCTGATTTTTGTTACAACAGCAGCCCAGATCCGGTGCATCGATTGATCAATAACAGCCTGGGCGGCGGCGGCATTTTGGACGTCGGGTGTTACACCATGTCGTTTGCCCGTCTGATCGCCGGACGCGCAGTCGGCCGACTCTTCTCGGAACCGCTCGAATTGAGCGCCATGGGCCAGCTGGATCGTCAATCCAAGATCGATCTGTGCACCACCGCGACTCTGCGCTTCGAAGGCGACATCCTCGCCCGCCTGAGCTGTGCCATCAACATGAACATGGATATGAAAGCTGCCATCTACGGTGACAAGGGCCGGATCACTGTCCAGAAACCTTGGTTCTGCAATGACGAGATTCAGGTGCAGCTGGACGGCATTGACGAAGTGGAGGTGATCGAAGCGGAAACAACGCCACCGCTCTACACCCACGAGATTGTTAGTTTTGCGGCTGAACTTCGTGGCCACCCGCTCGACCAACACGCCGTTGGCATGCGCCTGGACGACACCATCGGTAACATGAAAGCCCTCGATCTATGGCGCGCTGAGATCGGCCTGGCCTACGAAGCGGATGCGCTGCGTTGA